From the Vibrio natriegens NBRC 15636 = ATCC 14048 = DSM 759 genome, the window ATCAACTTTTTGCCTCCTGTCTCAGAGATAGAACGTATCGAAGTGATTCGTGGCCCCGCGTCAGCACTTTATGGCTCGGATGCGATGGGTGGTGTAATCAACGTTATCACGAAAAAAGTACGTAATGAGTGGGGCGGAAGCGTTTCTACCGAGTACACCAAAGCGGACAGCGCAAACAAAGTGAATGAAGATGCGATGCAAACCAACTTTGTCCTTAATGCGCCCTTGGTGGACGACAAACTATCTCTGCAATTGAGCGGCTCTTTTTTGAATCAGGACGAAAGCCACTTCATTGGCGGCGATGATAGCTATGCATCTGACCCGGAATATAAACGCAAAAACTTTTCATCAAAACTTAACTGGGTGGTTGATGATCAAAACTCAATTGCAGCAGGTTATAGCCGATATGTGCAAGAGCGAACGCACACGCCGGGTATAAGCATTTCTGAAACCGTGACCAACCGTGATGGCAGCGTCAGTGATGCGGAATTGAGTTATAACAAGTCGGTTCGTGATACTTACTTCATTGAGCATGAAGGCCATTACGACGATATGCGCTGGAAATCGTACGTCAATTATGATGACTCTGATAACTCAACCCGTACCAACGAAGTGACGGGTAATGGCATCCAGTTTGACGTACTAACCATCAACTCTCAGCTTAACTGGTTTTGGGATAGCAACACGTTGACCGTCGGTGCAACCTATAAAAATGAGCGTTTAGAAGATGGTGCAACGAACGGCTTGCAACCTCCTGTTATTCCCGTCGCCAATGCCGTGAATAAAATGGAGCGTTACCAGTACTCACTATTTGCAGAAAACGAATGGGCACCGATTGATGACCTTTCCATTGTTCTTAGTGGTCGATTTGACGACAACCAAGATTTCGGCAGCCACTTTAGTCCGAAAGTGTACACCGTATATGGCGTAACCGATGAAGTCGTCATCAAAGGTGGGGTAACATCTGGCTACAAGGCGCCTAGCTTACGTCAAAGTGCGAATGATTTTGGCGCTACGTCTCGCGGCGGAGTGATCATTGGTAACCCTGAGTTAAAACCGGAAACAAGCTTAAACTACGAGATTGGTATTGGTTATGACGATCTTTATGGGTCTGGTTTATCAACGACACTGACGGCTTACATTTCTGAATTTAAAGACAAAATCAATCGTACTGGCCGCGTCTGTGAAGCGAACGTAGAGTGTTATTACAACGGCACATATTACCCTGCCCATCAGTATGGTTACACCGCGTACGAAAACATCGCAGAAGCAGAAATGTCTGGAATTGAGTTCACCCTTGATTACCAATTTACTCAAAACCTGATGTATCGCCACTCATACACTTACACCAAAACTGAGCAGAAAACGGGCGAATATGCGGGCGAACCACTAAACGAAGTCGCCAAACACATGTTCAATGCCTCTTTAGAGTGGCAAGCGACCGATCAACTGCTGCTATGGACGCAAGGAAATTACCGAGGTGAGACCTCTGGTCGCTGGCAAACAGGTACTAGTGGTAGTTCGACGAATGGCCTAACCATCCCAGATTACACCTTCTACGATTTAGGTCTTGTATACAAACCAAAACGCGAACTTAGCCTAAAGGCTGGGGTATACAACGTCTTCAACGAAGAAGTAAACCCAGAAGAAGATGCGGATTATCGATACATCCTGGACGGGCGTAAGTATCACGTATCTGTAGCTTACAGCTTCTGATCTGGAATGTTCGTTCGTGGGGGCACATGTCCCCATGATGGCTTCCCTATTGATACTTTCCCTGAAGAATACCTTTCCCTAACAAATAACTGCGCTGACGCTTCGGATGCGAACTTCAGCCAAGAGATTGATTATGATGAAAATAAAAATAGTGTTGATGGCACTCATCGCCAGTATTTCTCAAGTAACACTGGCATGGGCGTACCCGCTTGATATCGAGCATGCACAAGGTGTCACCAAAATAGAAAAGCAGCCATCGCGAGTCGTCGTCTTTGACCTCGCTTCTTTAGATACCATGGATGCATTAGGAGTCTCCGCAGTTGGAGTACCTGATACGCTCTTCCCGAGTTATTTAAGTCGCTATACCGATAAGCAATTTGCCAAGGTTGGAACGCTTTTTAAACCGGACTTTGCAGCAATAAAAGCGATCAATCCTGATCTTATTATTGTTGCTGCGAGGTCGCGCTCTGCATACCCGGATCTTTCTCAGATAGCACCAACCATTGATTTGAGCATTGACCCGTCCAATTTCGAGGCAGGGGTTAAGCAAAACCTAACAACGTTAGGCGCTATCTTCAACAAAGAGCAACAAGCGAATAAATTGTCCACGGACTTAACTCAATCGCTCAAGTTACTCAAATCCCAAGGCTCTGAGCAAGGCAGCAGTTTAGTACTCTTTACGATAAAAGATAACGTTATGCTTCACGCTCCAGGTGACCGATTCGGAATGTTGTATGACTTGACCGGTCTGTCTGCCGTTGTTGAACCTTCATCAGAACAAAAACTTAAATCGAGACCAAAACCGGGGTCTGAGGAAGCGAAAGCAGCTAAGTTACTGAGAGAGCAAAAACTGAAACAAGCTTTGGAAAACAATCCTGAATGGCTTATTGTCCTTGATCGCGGCGCTGCAACAGGTGGAGAAGGCCAAGCTGAGCAGACGCTAGCGGCACGAGAAGCGATTACACAGACTTCGGCCTGGAAATCTGGCCAGACATACTATTTGAATCCAACCAACTGGTACATCGCGACAGGAGGCTACCAAAGTGTGAGTCTGACTTTAGCAGAGCTGAAATCCCGTTTTACTGAGTAAATTTCCAAGCTAAAGACCTAGCAATTTATTTTAAAAGCCGAGTGTAGTGAATACTCGGCTTTTTTGTTGGTTTTTTGAAGCAGAAAAACGGGAATACAGGCTCCTAGCCTCCTCATTAAAGGCTCTCCGCAACCCGAACGGTGAAGCGAAATATAAAGACTGTAGATAAAAAAAGCGGCCCATCTGGACCGCTTAACAAGGAGAGAATGAACAGGTTTTTTAACGACTATTTTGACTCGATTAACATCGTACCGGAGCCGGTATTTGAGATCGGTGCGTGGTAGCTGCTTTGTAGCACATTCAGCTCACCTTGCAGTGTTCCACGCATGCCAAGCCACATGTTCAGTTCAGGGCCTTGAGCACCACCCTCTTTGATAAGATCAAGGACAGAAAGTTTAGTCAGGCACTCAGGCTCTGCAACTAACTTATCCATACAGTAAAGATCGAACTCTTTATTGATAAACCCTGCTCGCTCGCCGTCCAACTGGTGTGAAAGACCGCCAGTACCAAGCACAACCACTTTAAGATCCTGATCGAAGCTTTCAACTGCCGCAGCAATCTGTTTACCCAAATCGTAACAACGCTTTGGAGAAGGCATTGGATGCTGCTCACAGTTGATACAAACAGGAATAACCTGAACATTGTCGTACGAGTAATTTGGCCATAAAAGCTGCATAGGAACCGTCAGACCGTGGTCGACTTTCATTTCCTGACAAATCGTGATGTCGAATTCATTTTCAACCAAGTGGTTAGAAATATGCCACGCTAAGTCTGGAGACCCCTTCACATCTGGAATCGTTTGAATGCCCCAACCTTCGTCGGCGTTTTCATAACGGTCTGCCACGCCAATCGCGAACGTTGGCTTTTTGTCGATAAAGAATTCAAGACCATGGTCGTTGTAAAACAGAATCGCAACGTCTGGTTTTTCTTCCCCTAACCATTTAAGAATCGGAGGATACGCATCAAACAACGGCTTCCAGTACGGTTCCTGCTGTTGATTGTTCTCTATCGCTTTGCCGATAGCAGGGATATGTGAAGTACCGATACCACCTATAATTTTTGCCATGATTATTTCCCCGCGTCGACTAACATTTGCTTAAATTCTTCAACCGTTTTGCCGGTTTGAATCGCACCAATATCTTGCATATTCAGACCAAGCATTCCAGCAAACTTAGCCAAATAGTAAATACTTCCACCTAGCTTCAGTAAGCCAAGCACATCACGATTTTGAATCGCGACTTTCTGCTCTTCCGTCAGGCCAAACTTGTCGCAGTAAGCCATTTCATCACGCTGAAACTCTTCGCGAGCCGCAGCCGTGTTGAGAGAAAAGCACATCTTATTCAGACCGTAACCTTTACGAGCCATTTCACCGTCAAACAGAACGGTGCCTTCAATTGAGGACTTGTTATCAAGATAAGACATTTTAAACTTCCTCCGGCCAGTA encodes:
- a CDS encoding class III extradiol dioxygenase family protein, coding for MAKIIGGIGTSHIPAIGKAIENNQQQEPYWKPLFDAYPPILKWLGEEKPDVAILFYNDHGLEFFIDKKPTFAIGVADRYENADEGWGIQTIPDVKGSPDLAWHISNHLVENEFDITICQEMKVDHGLTVPMQLLWPNYSYDNVQVIPVCINCEQHPMPSPKRCYDLGKQIAAAVESFDQDLKVVVLGTGGLSHQLDGERAGFINKEFDLYCMDKLVAEPECLTKLSVLDLIKEGGAQGPELNMWLGMRGTLQGELNVLQSSYHAPISNTGSGTMLIESK
- a CDS encoding TonB-dependent receptor domain-containing protein; translation: MFSWSHSQVAIAVSLGLISQSAAWAEEAQNKADETIVVTASGFEQTLQRAPATMSVISAEDIEKRAYTDITDVLKNMSGVQVMGGGVEQSIMIRGMASSYTLFLIDGRPVQGNDAFGLNGAQAGTPINFLPPVSEIERIEVIRGPASALYGSDAMGGVINVITKKVRNEWGGSVSTEYTKADSANKVNEDAMQTNFVLNAPLVDDKLSLQLSGSFLNQDESHFIGGDDSYASDPEYKRKNFSSKLNWVVDDQNSIAAGYSRYVQERTHTPGISISETVTNRDGSVSDAELSYNKSVRDTYFIEHEGHYDDMRWKSYVNYDDSDNSTRTNEVTGNGIQFDVLTINSQLNWFWDSNTLTVGATYKNERLEDGATNGLQPPVIPVANAVNKMERYQYSLFAENEWAPIDDLSIVLSGRFDDNQDFGSHFSPKVYTVYGVTDEVVIKGGVTSGYKAPSLRQSANDFGATSRGGVIIGNPELKPETSLNYEIGIGYDDLYGSGLSTTLTAYISEFKDKINRTGRVCEANVECYYNGTYYPAHQYGYTAYENIAEAEMSGIEFTLDYQFTQNLMYRHSYTYTKTEQKTGEYAGEPLNEVAKHMFNASLEWQATDQLLLWTQGNYRGETSGRWQTGTSGSSTNGLTIPDYTFYDLGLVYKPKRELSLKAGVYNVFNEEVNPEEDADYRYILDGRKYHVSVAYSF
- a CDS encoding siderophore ABC transporter substrate-binding protein, whose protein sequence is MMKIKIVLMALIASISQVTLAWAYPLDIEHAQGVTKIEKQPSRVVVFDLASLDTMDALGVSAVGVPDTLFPSYLSRYTDKQFAKVGTLFKPDFAAIKAINPDLIIVAARSRSAYPDLSQIAPTIDLSIDPSNFEAGVKQNLTTLGAIFNKEQQANKLSTDLTQSLKLLKSQGSEQGSSLVLFTIKDNVMLHAPGDRFGMLYDLTGLSAVVEPSSEQKLKSRPKPGSEEAKAAKLLREQKLKQALENNPEWLIVLDRGAATGGEGQAEQTLAAREAITQTSAWKSGQTYYLNPTNWYIATGGYQSVSLTLAELKSRFTE
- a CDS encoding protocatechuate 4,5-dioxygenase subunit alpha, translating into MSYLDNKSSIEGTVLFDGEMARKGYGLNKMCFSLNTAAAREEFQRDEMAYCDKFGLTEEQKVAIQNRDVLGLLKLGGSIYYLAKFAGMLGLNMQDIGAIQTGKTVEEFKQMLVDAGK